The following proteins are encoded in a genomic region of Helicobacter macacae MIT 99-5501:
- a CDS encoding DNA-directed RNA polymerase subunit omega, translating into MRHNAKRSEEITAAALERVNNDRYILSNMIFKRVKQLNNGAEILVEANPRIEKLTDIALREIAEGKLSLERIDNPSENLF; encoded by the coding sequence ATGAGACACAATGCCAAAAGAAGCGAGGAAATCACAGCAGCCGCACTAGAGCGCGTAAATAACGACCGCTACATTCTATCCAATATGATTTTTAAGCGCGTAAAGCAGCTAAATAATGGTGCTGAAATCCTAGTAGAAGCAAACCCTAGAATCGAAAAACTAACCGACATTGCCCTGCGCGAAATCGCAGAGGGCAAGCTATCACTAGAGCGCATAGACAACCCAAGCGAAAATCTATTTTAA
- a CDS encoding CCA tRNA nucleotidyltransferase — protein MEQIASKYISSEILAVLEKLESNGFSAFIVGGCVRDMLLGIPPKDFDIATDALPSEVVDIFDKAGHKCLEIGKKYGTISVSKTPIKTNDSAKNDSPKTQKSPKNMQSIEKSQKRSEAIKATNDEAMSDFVEITTFRKDSAYIDGRHPQRVEFGKSICEDLSRRDFTINALALAPHKPQKISDKSGDKGGQNSGQIIDIYGGVEDLKRKRVACVGNPSERFSEDYLRILRALRFSSVLGFAIEPKTKRAIKKQIQKLDYLPKERINAEFSKLLLGDFACEVLSEYSEVLGVIFGESTMRSCRESLGFSLDFDLEGLATLGTLPPQLPLLAPLKNAPKDLVTRLSVLCYGLFAKDFGKDFATKSSETNSTLKNALKNLRYSNEITSQVCFLVSFANVALAKIYEAGQCQKSLKIALKLLAKECAPNALIAEQKMLALFEFLDIICDSKPKIAQAKSSFCQVLYHKECFCLSHLAIKGDEVKSILQKIKQKHSLDSLSSKRVGEVLDFLLRAVIEEQIPNTKSALKSASEKYLHDLAQSVSKTCKEEKC, from the coding sequence GTGGAGCAAATAGCTAGCAAATATATCAGTAGCGAGATTTTAGCTGTGCTAGAGAAGCTAGAATCAAATGGCTTTAGTGCGTTTATCGTGGGAGGGTGCGTGCGTGATATGCTACTAGGAATCCCACCAAAAGATTTTGACATAGCCACAGATGCTTTGCCTAGCGAGGTGGTGGATATATTTGATAAAGCTGGGCATAAATGCCTAGAAATAGGCAAAAAATACGGCACAATCTCTGTGTCAAAAACTCCCATAAAAACCAATGATAGCGCGAAAAATGACAGCCCAAAAACCCAAAAAAGCCCAAAAAATATGCAAAGCATAGAAAAATCTCAAAAAAGAAGCGAAGCCATAAAAGCCACAAACGATGAAGCTATGAGTGATTTTGTAGAGATTACGACATTTCGCAAAGACAGCGCATACATAGATGGGCGACACCCTCAACGCGTGGAGTTTGGCAAGAGCATTTGTGAGGATTTATCACGCAGGGATTTTACTATCAATGCCCTTGCATTAGCACCGCACAAACCACAAAAGATAAGTGATAAGAGTGGCGATAAGGGGGGGCAAAATAGCGGACAAATCATTGATATTTATGGAGGGGTAGAGGATTTGAAGCGTAAGCGCGTAGCTTGTGTGGGAAATCCAAGTGAGCGTTTTAGCGAGGATTATTTGCGGATTTTGCGAGCTTTGCGCTTTAGCTCTGTGCTTGGATTTGCCATAGAGCCTAAGACAAAAAGAGCGATAAAGAAGCAAATCCAAAAGCTAGATTATCTGCCAAAAGAGCGGATAAATGCAGAATTTAGCAAGCTACTTTTGGGGGACTTTGCTTGCGAGGTGCTAAGTGAGTATAGCGAGGTGCTAGGCGTGATATTTGGGGAATCTACTATGAGGAGTTGTAGGGAATCTTTGGGGTTTAGCTTGGATTTTGACTTGGAGGGGCTTGCGACACTTGGCACACTTCCACCACAATTACCCCTGCTAGCCCCACTAAAAAACGCGCCAAAAGATTTGGTTACGCGCTTAAGCGTGCTGTGCTATGGGCTTTTTGCAAAGGATTTTGGCAAAGATTTTGCCACAAAATCTAGCGAGACAAACTCCACCCTAAAAAACGCGCTAAAAAATCTACGATATAGCAATGAAATCACTAGCCAAGTGTGCTTTTTGGTGAGCTTTGCAAATGTGGCACTAGCCAAAATCTATGAGGCAGGGCAATGCCAAAAGTCGCTAAAAATCGCGCTAAAACTCCTAGCCAAAGAGTGCGCTCCAAACGCACTCATCGCAGAGCAAAAAATGCTAGCGTTATTTGAGTTTTTAGACATCATTTGTGATTCTAAGCCCAAAATCGCGCAAGCAAAATCTAGCTTTTGCCAAGTGCTTTACCACAAAGAATGCTTTTGTCTTTCTCATCTCGCCATAAAGGGCGATGAGGTAAAATCCATACTCCAAAAAATCAAGCAAAAACATAGCCTAGATAGTCTATCAAGCAAGCGTGTCGGCGAGGTTTTGGACTTTTTGCTACGCGCTGTGATAGAGGAGCAAATCCCAAATACCAAATCTGCACTAAAATCTGCTAGCGAAAAATATCTGCACGACTTGGCACAATCTGTAAGTAAAACTTGCAAGGAGGAGAAATGCTAA